A single Zootoca vivipara chromosome 1, rZooViv1.1, whole genome shotgun sequence DNA region contains:
- the NMI gene encoding N-myc-interactor isoform X2 — translation MEESEITGALVNETENVKEPDKLKSMENVEPPGTLVNETKHLGGREKDKTTEEGQVADRRVNEAERERQEWEEKVGKAEKEKAETLLLKLAADEKRCRCQDEFTKLKDQENEALRERMMVQEKHQEELSLINSKNTELKREIQILKARLAKEKAKCGELAQRFRLKNDIPEKKMNFVRLENIKDEDMYMNITCLFHIATKIPFRISQGEVLITFEEECVAQGLIQKHCHNVNFESKVIAMKALPVILERGVTFELHAKISRKQINVSNIPYLNIPQEWMRDKLELNLYKAKLGGEVQNVTYDQESQMALVTFGQPIAANNIVRCGKCPFRTGEKTHSVLVSPIIEKTLKRFQIYSGVSRRTILLTGIKAEEDDKESVQDMIAIHFQKPRNGGGEVENIKFISQGDKVAYFENDAENVI, via the exons ATGGAGGAAAGTGAGATTACAGGAGCACTTGTAAATGAGACGGAGAATGTTAAAGAACCAGATAAATTAAAG AGTATGGAGAATGTGGAGCCTCCAGGCACACTTGTGAACGAAACAAAGCATCTTGGAGGACGGGAAAAAGACAAA ACTACTGAGGAAGGCCAAGTTGCAGACCGACGTGTAAATGAGGCGGAAAGGGAACGGCAAGAATGGGAG GAGAAGGTTGGCAAAGCTGAAAAGGAAAAGGCCGAAACGCTTCTTTTGAAACTTGCTGCCGATGAGAAGAGGTGCCGCTGCCAAGATGAGTTCACAAAGCTAAAGGATCAGGAAAACGAGGCGCTGAGGGAAAGAATGATGGTGCAGGAGAAGCATCAG GAGGAACTTTCCTTAATAAATTCAAAGAATACTGAGCTGAAAAGGGAAATTCAGATCCTTAAAGCCAGGCTTGCAAAAGAGAAAGCCAAATGTGGAGAGCTTGCACAGAGATTTCGG CTCAAAAATGACATACCTGAGAAGAAGATGAACTTTGTGCGGCTAGAGAATATCAAGGATGAGGACATGTATATGAACATAACCTGCCTTTTTCACATAGCGACAAAAATCCCATTCAGGATAAGCCAAGGAGAAGTTCTCATCACGTTTGAAGAGGAATGTG TTGCCCAGGGACTGATCCAAAAACACTGCCATAATGTGAACTTTGAAAGTAAGGTGATAGCTATGAAAGCCCTGCCTGTTATCCTGGAGAGGGGAGTAACATTTGAG CTCCATGCTAAGATCTCTAGAAAGCAGATCAATGTTTCTAACATCCCATACCTAAACATCCCTCAGGAATGGATGAGAGATAAGTTGGAACTGAATTTGTACAAAGCTAAACTGGGGGGAGAAGTACAGAATGTGACCTATGACCAGGAGTCCCAGATGGCCCTCGTTACTTTTGGCCAGCCAATAG CTGCTAACAACATTGTGAGATGTGGGAAATGCCCTTTCCGTACAGGTGAAAAGACTCATTCTGTCCTGGTTTCTCCTATCATAGAGAAGACTCTGAAAAGATTTCAG aTATATTCAGGGGTTTCCCGGAGAACCATACTGCTAACAGGAATCAAGGCAGAAGAGGATGATAAAGAAAGTGTGCAAGATATGATTGCGATCCACTTTCAGAAACCTAGAAATGGTGGCGGTGAAGTGGAAAATATCAAATTCATTTCACAAGGAGACAAAGTTGCTTACTTTGAGAATGATGCAGAGAATGTTATATGA
- the NMI gene encoding N-myc-interactor isoform X3, whose protein sequence is MQSSAPNMEESEITGALVNETENVKEPDKLKTTEEGQVADRRVNEAERERQEWEEKVGKAEKEKAETLLLKLAADEKRCRCQDEFTKLKDQENEALRERMMVQEKHQEELSLINSKNTELKREIQILKARLAKEKAKCGELAQRFRLKNDIPEKKMNFVRLENIKDEDMYMNITCLFHIATKIPFRISQGEVLITFEEECVAQGLIQKHCHNVNFESKVIAMKALPVILERGVTFELHAKISRKQINVSNIPYLNIPQEWMRDKLELNLYKAKLGGEVQNVTYDQESQMALVTFGQPIAANNIVRCGKCPFRTGEKTHSVLVSPIIEKTLKRFQIYSGVSRRTILLTGIKAEEDDKESVQDMIAIHFQKPRNGGGEVENIKFISQGDKVAYFENDAENVI, encoded by the exons ATGCAAAGCTCAGCTCCT AATATGGAGGAAAGTGAGATTACAGGAGCACTTGTAAATGAGACGGAGAATGTTAAAGAACCAGATAAATTAAAG ACTACTGAGGAAGGCCAAGTTGCAGACCGACGTGTAAATGAGGCGGAAAGGGAACGGCAAGAATGGGAG GAGAAGGTTGGCAAAGCTGAAAAGGAAAAGGCCGAAACGCTTCTTTTGAAACTTGCTGCCGATGAGAAGAGGTGCCGCTGCCAAGATGAGTTCACAAAGCTAAAGGATCAGGAAAACGAGGCGCTGAGGGAAAGAATGATGGTGCAGGAGAAGCATCAG GAGGAACTTTCCTTAATAAATTCAAAGAATACTGAGCTGAAAAGGGAAATTCAGATCCTTAAAGCCAGGCTTGCAAAAGAGAAAGCCAAATGTGGAGAGCTTGCACAGAGATTTCGG CTCAAAAATGACATACCTGAGAAGAAGATGAACTTTGTGCGGCTAGAGAATATCAAGGATGAGGACATGTATATGAACATAACCTGCCTTTTTCACATAGCGACAAAAATCCCATTCAGGATAAGCCAAGGAGAAGTTCTCATCACGTTTGAAGAGGAATGTG TTGCCCAGGGACTGATCCAAAAACACTGCCATAATGTGAACTTTGAAAGTAAGGTGATAGCTATGAAAGCCCTGCCTGTTATCCTGGAGAGGGGAGTAACATTTGAG CTCCATGCTAAGATCTCTAGAAAGCAGATCAATGTTTCTAACATCCCATACCTAAACATCCCTCAGGAATGGATGAGAGATAAGTTGGAACTGAATTTGTACAAAGCTAAACTGGGGGGAGAAGTACAGAATGTGACCTATGACCAGGAGTCCCAGATGGCCCTCGTTACTTTTGGCCAGCCAATAG CTGCTAACAACATTGTGAGATGTGGGAAATGCCCTTTCCGTACAGGTGAAAAGACTCATTCTGTCCTGGTTTCTCCTATCATAGAGAAGACTCTGAAAAGATTTCAG aTATATTCAGGGGTTTCCCGGAGAACCATACTGCTAACAGGAATCAAGGCAGAAGAGGATGATAAAGAAAGTGTGCAAGATATGATTGCGATCCACTTTCAGAAACCTAGAAATGGTGGCGGTGAAGTGGAAAATATCAAATTCATTTCACAAGGAGACAAAGTTGCTTACTTTGAGAATGATGCAGAGAATGTTATATGA
- the NMI gene encoding N-myc-interactor isoform X1 encodes MQSSAPNMEESEITGALVNETENVKEPDKLKSMENVEPPGTLVNETKHLGGREKDKTTEEGQVADRRVNEAERERQEWEEKVGKAEKEKAETLLLKLAADEKRCRCQDEFTKLKDQENEALRERMMVQEKHQEELSLINSKNTELKREIQILKARLAKEKAKCGELAQRFRLKNDIPEKKMNFVRLENIKDEDMYMNITCLFHIATKIPFRISQGEVLITFEEECVAQGLIQKHCHNVNFESKVIAMKALPVILERGVTFELHAKISRKQINVSNIPYLNIPQEWMRDKLELNLYKAKLGGEVQNVTYDQESQMALVTFGQPIAANNIVRCGKCPFRTGEKTHSVLVSPIIEKTLKRFQIYSGVSRRTILLTGIKAEEDDKESVQDMIAIHFQKPRNGGGEVENIKFISQGDKVAYFENDAENVI; translated from the exons ATGCAAAGCTCAGCTCCT AATATGGAGGAAAGTGAGATTACAGGAGCACTTGTAAATGAGACGGAGAATGTTAAAGAACCAGATAAATTAAAG AGTATGGAGAATGTGGAGCCTCCAGGCACACTTGTGAACGAAACAAAGCATCTTGGAGGACGGGAAAAAGACAAA ACTACTGAGGAAGGCCAAGTTGCAGACCGACGTGTAAATGAGGCGGAAAGGGAACGGCAAGAATGGGAG GAGAAGGTTGGCAAAGCTGAAAAGGAAAAGGCCGAAACGCTTCTTTTGAAACTTGCTGCCGATGAGAAGAGGTGCCGCTGCCAAGATGAGTTCACAAAGCTAAAGGATCAGGAAAACGAGGCGCTGAGGGAAAGAATGATGGTGCAGGAGAAGCATCAG GAGGAACTTTCCTTAATAAATTCAAAGAATACTGAGCTGAAAAGGGAAATTCAGATCCTTAAAGCCAGGCTTGCAAAAGAGAAAGCCAAATGTGGAGAGCTTGCACAGAGATTTCGG CTCAAAAATGACATACCTGAGAAGAAGATGAACTTTGTGCGGCTAGAGAATATCAAGGATGAGGACATGTATATGAACATAACCTGCCTTTTTCACATAGCGACAAAAATCCCATTCAGGATAAGCCAAGGAGAAGTTCTCATCACGTTTGAAGAGGAATGTG TTGCCCAGGGACTGATCCAAAAACACTGCCATAATGTGAACTTTGAAAGTAAGGTGATAGCTATGAAAGCCCTGCCTGTTATCCTGGAGAGGGGAGTAACATTTGAG CTCCATGCTAAGATCTCTAGAAAGCAGATCAATGTTTCTAACATCCCATACCTAAACATCCCTCAGGAATGGATGAGAGATAAGTTGGAACTGAATTTGTACAAAGCTAAACTGGGGGGAGAAGTACAGAATGTGACCTATGACCAGGAGTCCCAGATGGCCCTCGTTACTTTTGGCCAGCCAATAG CTGCTAACAACATTGTGAGATGTGGGAAATGCCCTTTCCGTACAGGTGAAAAGACTCATTCTGTCCTGGTTTCTCCTATCATAGAGAAGACTCTGAAAAGATTTCAG aTATATTCAGGGGTTTCCCGGAGAACCATACTGCTAACAGGAATCAAGGCAGAAGAGGATGATAAAGAAAGTGTGCAAGATATGATTGCGATCCACTTTCAGAAACCTAGAAATGGTGGCGGTGAAGTGGAAAATATCAAATTCATTTCACAAGGAGACAAAGTTGCTTACTTTGAGAATGATGCAGAGAATGTTATATGA